One window from the genome of Halomicrobium zhouii encodes:
- the tgtA gene encoding tRNA guanosine(15) transglycosylase TgtA has protein sequence MSHFEVRHYDAAGRLGELTVPRRGVTVETPALLPVVNPHVQTVSPATLESEFGAEILITNSYVLHGSDDLREPALEQGLHDLLEFSGAIMTDSGSFQLAEYGDITVTTEEILQFQHDIGSDIGTPVDIPTPPDVEREQAEEELATTQERLELAETVDVGEMLVTAPVQGSTYPDLREAAAEHADGTSLDVFPLGAVVPLMNEYRYADLVDVVAACKRGLGENRPVHLFGAGHPMMFALAVALGCDLFDSAAYALYARDGRYLTVRGTEHLDDMEYFPCHCPVCAEYTPEALRGMTDRETEELLARHNLHVTYGEIRTIKQAIRDGDLLELVESRARAHPDMLDGYRTLLDHADQLEETDPVSKDTFFYLSTESARRPEVVRHHRRLDRFDLSGDVFVTEGSRSDEFDENWRIAAPFGPYPRELSETYPFTAEVPENLEPQAYEAAADGLARLVELNPDAAFTLGHDRWPASALDRVPDRVDVRNLAERRDENPSG, from the coding sequence GACGCCGCGGGGCGGCTGGGCGAACTCACCGTGCCCCGCCGCGGCGTCACGGTCGAGACCCCCGCGCTCCTCCCGGTCGTCAACCCGCACGTCCAGACCGTGTCGCCGGCGACCCTCGAATCCGAGTTCGGCGCCGAGATCCTGATCACCAACAGCTACGTCCTCCACGGGAGCGACGACCTGCGAGAGCCCGCGCTGGAGCAGGGCCTCCACGACCTGCTGGAGTTCTCGGGCGCCATCATGACCGACTCCGGCTCGTTCCAGCTCGCCGAGTACGGCGACATCACCGTCACCACCGAGGAGATCCTCCAGTTCCAGCACGACATCGGGAGCGACATCGGGACGCCCGTGGACATCCCCACGCCGCCGGACGTCGAGCGCGAGCAGGCGGAGGAAGAGCTCGCGACCACGCAGGAGCGCCTCGAACTCGCCGAGACCGTCGACGTCGGCGAGATGCTCGTCACCGCGCCGGTCCAGGGGTCGACCTACCCCGACCTCCGGGAGGCCGCCGCCGAACACGCCGACGGCACCTCGCTCGACGTCTTCCCGCTGGGTGCGGTCGTGCCGCTGATGAACGAGTACCGCTACGCCGACCTGGTCGACGTCGTCGCCGCCTGCAAGCGCGGCCTCGGCGAGAATCGACCGGTGCACCTCTTCGGCGCGGGCCACCCGATGATGTTCGCGCTGGCCGTCGCGCTAGGCTGTGACCTGTTCGACTCGGCCGCATACGCCCTCTATGCCCGCGACGGCCGCTACCTGACGGTCCGGGGCACCGAACACCTCGACGACATGGAGTACTTCCCGTGTCACTGTCCGGTCTGTGCGGAGTACACGCCCGAGGCCCTGCGGGGGATGACCGACCGCGAGACCGAGGAACTGCTCGCCCGCCATAACCTCCACGTCACCTACGGCGAAATCCGCACTATCAAGCAGGCCATCCGCGACGGCGACCTGCTGGAACTCGTCGAGTCGCGCGCTCGCGCCCACCCGGACATGCTCGATGGGTACCGGACTCTGCTGGACCACGCTGACCAGCTGGAGGAGACGGACCCCGTCTCCAAGGACACGTTCTTCTACCTCTCGACGGAGAGCGCCCGCCGGCCCGAGGTCGTGCGCCACCACCGGCGCCTCGACCGGTTCGACCTCTCGGGCGACGTGTTCGTCACCGAGGGAAGCCGGAGCGACGAGTTCGACGAGAACTGGCGCATCGCCGCGCCCTTCGGCCCCTATCCGCGCGAACTGAGCGAGACGTACCCCTTCACGGCGGAGGTTCCCGAGAATCTCGAACCGCAGGCCTACGAGGCGGCGGCCGACGGCCTGGCCCGCCTCGTCGAACTGAACCCCGACGCCGCGTTCACGCTCGGTCACGATCGCTGGCCGGCGTCGGCGCTGGACCGGGTGCCCGACCGGGTCGACGTGCGGAACCTCGCCGAGCGACGGGACGAGAACCCCTCCGGCTAG
- a CDS encoding PQQ-dependent sugar dehydrogenase has product MTPEDTPDEDDRGQAEPDARTSRRRFLAATGLTGLAGVGGFAYAQQSSTTFEFGGEVAGWQGRSPAAIEGETNPTLELEAGTEYEVVWENLDGAPHDFVIQDADGERIVGTEVVDEQGATLSLTFTATAEMAQYICTIHPSSMVGDVQVAGGETATPTAETGTATPGTGGFVPEGPTVGAELVADGPLTNPVALESVPGQNGAHVVVDQTGQLYLLADGELRADPLLDIGPTLAIGMEGGFDERGLLGLAFHPEFTENGRLFLRYSADGPYYDDGLVGPGDREFPDDWDHVEVLSEFRAVGSGSQLGIDRNSERVLLEVPSPQFNHNGGAVTFGPDGYLYTTVGDGGNANDVGLGHVEDWYDGNEGGNAQNVRANLLGKVLRLDVDAGAPATDDGRPGATPYAVPDDNPFVGTGGMDEIYAYGLRNPWRMSFDGDTLIAADVGQDLFEEVDVIESGGNYGWNVREGFHCFDAANPTEPPAQCPTTAPAAPPHDGRPLRDPVLEYPHTYQGTSVGISVTGGYVYRNEALSDLAGRYVFGDWSRSFAEPQGRIFVASMDGGQAAGTETGAGSPTATATASPAGEGGAATPGSGGDDQLLPDEQPWPFEEVLIQGGEGERLNRFINAFGRDADGNLYVLASRTGRIIGDGGEVYRLVPAGEGDEISQPQVETPTPGGGDGGGGGGAGESTGNETTTESAGAETANETTATETANGTTETETIATDQTRTTEGI; this is encoded by the coding sequence ATGACTCCGGAAGACACACCCGACGAAGACGACCGAGGACAGGCGGAACCGGACGCACGGACGTCGCGACGGCGGTTCCTGGCCGCGACGGGGCTGACTGGGCTGGCGGGCGTGGGCGGGTTCGCCTACGCACAGCAATCGTCGACCACTTTCGAGTTCGGCGGCGAGGTCGCCGGCTGGCAGGGCCGGTCGCCCGCTGCCATCGAGGGCGAGACCAACCCGACGCTGGAACTCGAGGCCGGCACGGAGTACGAGGTGGTCTGGGAGAACCTCGACGGCGCGCCACACGACTTCGTCATCCAGGACGCCGACGGCGAGCGGATCGTCGGGACCGAAGTCGTCGACGAACAGGGCGCGACCCTGTCGCTGACGTTTACCGCGACCGCGGAGATGGCCCAGTATATCTGTACCATCCACCCGTCCTCGATGGTCGGCGACGTGCAGGTTGCGGGCGGCGAGACGGCGACGCCGACGGCGGAGACAGGGACGGCCACGCCGGGGACGGGCGGATTCGTCCCCGAGGGCCCGACCGTCGGCGCCGAACTGGTGGCCGACGGTCCGCTGACGAACCCCGTGGCGCTCGAGTCGGTTCCCGGACAGAACGGGGCCCACGTCGTCGTCGACCAGACTGGCCAGCTCTACCTCCTGGCGGACGGCGAGTTACGGGCCGACCCGTTGCTCGATATCGGCCCCACGCTCGCCATCGGGATGGAGGGCGGTTTCGACGAGCGCGGACTGCTCGGCCTGGCCTTCCACCCCGAGTTCACCGAGAACGGTCGACTCTTCCTCCGGTACAGCGCTGACGGCCCGTACTACGACGACGGCCTCGTCGGGCCGGGCGACCGCGAGTTCCCCGACGACTGGGACCACGTCGAGGTGCTCTCGGAGTTCCGGGCTGTCGGCTCCGGGTCGCAACTGGGGATCGACCGGAACTCGGAGCGGGTGCTCCTCGAGGTCCCCAGCCCGCAGTTCAACCACAACGGCGGCGCGGTGACGTTCGGCCCCGACGGCTATCTCTACACCACCGTCGGCGACGGCGGCAACGCCAACGACGTCGGCCTCGGCCACGTCGAGGACTGGTACGACGGGAACGAGGGCGGCAACGCCCAGAACGTGCGGGCGAACCTGCTCGGGAAAGTCCTCCGGCTGGACGTGGACGCGGGCGCGCCGGCGACCGACGACGGACGGCCCGGCGCGACGCCCTACGCCGTCCCCGACGACAACCCCTTCGTCGGCACCGGTGGGATGGACGAGATCTACGCCTACGGGCTGCGCAATCCCTGGCGGATGTCGTTCGACGGCGACACCCTGATCGCGGCCGACGTCGGCCAGGACCTCTTCGAGGAGGTCGACGTGATCGAGTCGGGCGGCAACTACGGCTGGAACGTCCGCGAGGGGTTCCACTGCTTCGACGCCGCGAACCCGACGGAACCGCCCGCGCAGTGCCCGACGACGGCGCCCGCCGCTCCGCCCCACGACGGCCGGCCGCTCCGCGACCCCGTCCTGGAATACCCCCATACGTACCAGGGGACGAGCGTCGGCATCTCGGTCACCGGCGGCTACGTCTACCGGAACGAGGCGCTCTCCGACCTCGCCGGCCGGTACGTCTTCGGCGACTGGTCGAGGAGCTTCGCGGAGCCCCAGGGACGGATCTTCGTCGCGTCGATGGACGGCGGGCAGGCCGCCGGGACCGAGACAGGCGCCGGGAGCCCGACGGCGACGGCGACCGCGAGTCCGGCGGGCGAAGGAGGGGCGGCGACGCCAGGAAGCGGCGGGGACGATCAGTTGCTCCCGGACGAACAGCCCTGGCCCTTCGAGGAGGTGCTGATCCAGGGCGGCGAGGGCGAGCGACTGAACCGGTTCATCAACGCCTTCGGCCGCGACGCCGACGGAAACCTCTACGTGCTGGCCAGCCGCACGGGACGGATCATCGGCGACGGCGGCGAGGTCTACCGGCTCGTCCCTGCCGGCGAAGGGGACGAGATCAGTCAGCCCCAGGTCGAGACGCCGACACCGGGTGGCGGCGACGGCGGCGGCGGTGGCGGCGCTGGCGAGAGCACGGGGAACGAAACGACCACCGAGTCGGCGGGCGCCGAGACGGCGAACGAGACGACGGCCACCGAGACGGCGAACGGGACGACAGAAACCGAGACGATCGCGACCGACCAGACGCGGACGACGGAGGGGATCTAG